GATCAGCAAAACCGTGGCGGCCCGGACGGCGGTCGCGGGCAGGACGGGCGCGGTGGCAACGGCCAGGGTTACTCGGGCCAGCCGCGGGGGCAGAGCAATGAAATCATTCGGGGCGACAACAGTCGTCAGTTCGAGGTCAAGCCACAGCCGCAATACCAGGGCGGCCAGCACTATGATCGCGGGCCCCAAGACCCCAACGACCATGGCCGCCCGCAACCGCAGCCCGGCAACAACTTGCCGATCCAGGGTCGGCCCGACAGCGTGACCCAGACCCGCGAACCGCAACCGGGGTATTACCGTGACATTCCACGTCGCAATGACGGTTATCCAAATGGCGGGCCCCGTCCGGGGCGCGACAACCGTCCCGAACAGCATTGGTCCGGCCGGCCGGACGGCCATGGCAATGGCTGGGGCCCGGGGCCGCAATACCGTCCGGGTTATGTGATCGACCGTTTCCCGGATCGCAACTACCGTGTGCCTTATCGTGGCCAGGATTATTTCTACTCGGGCGGCTACTGGTATCGCCCTCAAGGGCCGCGTTACGTCGTGGTCGAGCCGCCGCGGGGCATTCGTACCCGTTACCTGCCCGATTACGCCAGGGAAGTGTGGATCGGCAGCTCGCTGTTCTTCCTCGCCGCCGGCGCCTATTACATCTACGAAGCCAATACCCAGGACTACGTGGTGGTCGAGCCGCCGGTGGCCAACCCGCAACCTCAGCCCCAGGGCAACAGCTTTGACGTGGTGGCCTACCCGGCCAACGGCCAGTCCCCCGAGCAGGTCAACCAGGATGGCTACGACTGCTATCGCTGGGCGGTGCAGCAGAGCGGTTTCGACCCGCGCAACTACACCTACCCTCCGGCACCGGAAGTGGTGCAGACCTATCGGCAGGCCCAAGGCAGTTGCTTGAGCAGTCGTGGGTATCAGGTGACGTACTGAGGCGCGGTAAAGATCGTGCGGACGCCGCTTTTTGTGGCGAGGGGATCAGGTACTCGCCGGGTTAGGCGTGGCGCCTCTCACCACTTCCGACGGATCGGCATGCACCAGCACTTCGGCCTTAGGATAAGCATGATGGATCGCATCGGCGGCCTGGTCGCTGATGCCGTGGGCCACTGACAGGGTCAGTTCCCCCGGCAACTCCAGGTGCAGTTGCACGAACCAGTGGTTGCCGGAGATCCGCGTGCGCAAATCATGGGCACCGAGTACGCCGGGCACGGCGCAGGCCAGTTCCAGCATGTGCTGGCTGACGTCGTGCGGCAGTTCCTCATCCATCAGCACCGCGAAGCTTTCCCGGGCGATCTGGATGGCGCTCCACAGGATGTACGCCGCGATCCCCAGGCCGAACCAGGCGTCGAGTTGATACCAGCCGAATCCGGCCAGGACCAGCGCCACCAGGATGCTGCCGTTGAGCAACAAGTCGGAGCGATAGTGCAGCGAGTCGGCGCGCACGGCGTTGGAGCCGGTGGCGCGGATGACCCGATGCTGCAACGCCAGTAACGCCAGGGTCAGCCCGAGGGAAAACACGATCACGCCGACGCTGAGCCAGGGTGCCTCCACGGGCACCGGGTTTTTCAGGCGCTCGAAGGCCTGCAAGGCGATCAATACCGCACTGCCGCCGATAAACAGCGCCTGGGCCATGCCGGCCAAGGATTCGGCCTTGCCGTGACCGTAGCGATGGTCATCGTCGGCGGGACGCAGGGCGTAATGCACCGCCAGCAGATTGAGCAGCGAGGTGACGCCGTCCAGTGCCGAGTCGGTCAGCCCGGCGAGCATGCTCACCGAGCCGCTGAGCCACCAGGCCAACGCCTTGGCGACGACCAGGATAAGTGCCACGGCCACCGAGGCTCGGGTGGCCAGGCGTAGCAGACGAGCGTGTTCAGTGCTGACGGTCATGGCGCGATCGTTCCTTGTGTGGCGCCTGTCATGCGGCCGGTTTGAGACCAAGCGCGGCCAGTTGCTGTGCGCTGCCCTTGTGCTGGATCAGCCGTGGGTCGTCCAGCGGGAAGCTGCGGCCCAGTTCGCGTTCCAGGATCGCCTGCAACTTGTGGTTATTGACGGTGCCGTCGGGGTTGATGGCCGGTTTGAGTTTTTCTGGCTCGATCTGGACGCTTTTGCCCGGTTCGAAGTAAATGGCGCCGGTGGCAAAGTCCACGGCGAACGCGATCAGGCCGGGAATGATGTAGAACAGCAGGCCGACGGCATCGAGCGCGGCAATTGCCGGGTCGATCTTGCCATCGATCTGGCCGCGACGGTCCGGGTAGAAGATCGAGCCGCAAGCGCTGATTTGAGTCAGCAGGGCGGCGACCAGGACGCCACCGATCACGCGAAAGGGAATACGCATAGCAATCTCCTGAACAGGTAAAGACGTTGCTGGTTGGAGTCCAGACCACGCTAAACAGTTCGCCGTTATACTCGGCCCTCTGTTTTGGAGCCAGCATGATTTCTTTGCCGATTGATGAAGTTTTACCCGCCCTGCGTCAAGCCTTGGCGTCGCGCCACGAAGCCGTGCTCGAAGCGCCGCCCGGTGCCGGTAAAACCACCCGTGTTCCCCTGGCCTTGCTGAACGAGCCCTGGCTGGCCGGGCAGACCATCCTGATGCTCGAGCCCCGGCGCCTGGCGGCACGGGCGGCGGCCGAGCGACTGGCCAGTGAACTGGGGGAAAAGGTCGGGGAAACCGTCGGCTACCGGATTCGCCTCGACAGCAAGGTCGGCCCCAAGACCCGCATTGAAGTGGTCACCGAAGGCATCCTCACCCGTCGCTTGCAGGACGATCCGGCGCTGGAAGGCGTGGGGCTGCTGATTTTCGATGAATTCCACGAACGCAGCCTCGATGCCGACCTGGCCCTGGCCTTGAGCCTCAACGGCCGGGAGCTGTTTCGCGAAGACCAGCCACTGAAGATCCTGCTGATGTCCGCCACCCTGGAAGGTGAGCGCCTGGCCGAATTGCTGGACAATGCGCCGATCCTGCGCAGCGAAGGCCGCATGTTCCCGGTGACGGTGCGCTGGGGTCGGCCGTTCCAGCCCGGCGAGTTCATCGAACCGCGGCTGGTGCAGACCGTTCTGGAAGCATTGCACGATGAAACCGGCAGCGTCTTGGTGTTCTTGCCCGGGCAGGCCGAGATTCGTCGGGTCCATCAGCAACTGGCCGAGGCCTTGGGCGAGGGCGGCAATGTGTTGCTCTGTCCGCTGCACGGTGAACTGGACCTCGCCGCCCAGCGCGCCGCCATCGACCCCGCGCCGCCCGGCCAGCGCAAAGTGGTGCTGGCCACCAACATCGCCGAAACCAGCCTGACCATCAATGGCGTACGCGTGGTGATCGACGCCGGACTGGCGCGGGTGCCGCGTTTCGACCCGGGCAGTGGCATGACCCGTCTCGACACCCAACGCATTTCCCGAGCCAGCGCCACCCAGCGGGCCGGTCGGGCCGGGCGCCTGGAGCCGGGGGTGTGCTACCGGTTATGGTCCGAAGACCAGCATGAACAATTGGCCGCTTACGCCAGCGCGGAGATTCTGTCGGCGGACCTGGCCGGGTTGGCCCTGCAATTGGGGCGCTGGGGCGTGACGCCGTCGCAACTGGTCTGGCTCGATGTTCCACCCTCCGCCGCGTATGCCCAGGCCCAGGACCTGCTGCAACGCCTCGGCGCGCTGGAGGGCGAGCAACTGACCCGCCACGGCCAGGCCATGGCCCAATTGCCGGCTCATCCGCGTATCGCTCATCTGCTGTTGCGCGGTCAGGCGCTGGGGCTGGCGGACATGGCCTGCAACGTCGCCGCACTGTTGGGCGAGCGCGATATTCTGCGTGGCGCCGGCGCGGATCTGCACAGCCGCCTGGCCTTGCTGTCCGGCGAAGAACGAGCAGCGCGCGGCGCCCAGGGCGGGGTGCAGCGGGCGCGACAACTGGCCCGGCAATATCGCGGTTACCTGCGAGGCAAGGCCGAAGAAGCCGTGGCCGATCCCGATCATCCGCGTTGGCTCGGCGCCTTGCTAGCGCTGGCCTACCCGGACCGCGTCGCCCAGCAGCGCCGGCCCGGCGGCGCTGAATATCGTCTGGCCAACGGCCGTGCGGCGCTGTTTGCCGAGGCTGACAGCCTGATGAAGCAAGCGTGGCTGGTGATCGCCGACCTGGGCAGCCGCCAGGGCCAGCGCGAAGAGCGGATCTACCTGGCGACGGATTTCGACCCGGCGCTGTTCGATTCGGTGCTGGCTGAGCAAGTGCGCACCGTGGACCAACTGGATTGGGATGAGCGCGAAGGCGTGCTGCGCGCCGAGCGCCAGCGCAAGGTCGGCGAACTGGTGCTCAGCCGCGAACCGCTGACCGGCCTGGATGAGTCGGCCCGTAGCCAGGCCCTGGTGAACCTGGTGCGGCGCAAGGGCCTGGAATTATTGCCCTGGACCCCGGAACTGCGGCAATGGCAGGCGCGGGTGGCGCTGCTGCGTCGCCTGGACCTGGACGCCAAGGGCGAGAGTGAGTGGCCGGACGTCAGCGATGGCGCATTGCTGGACAGTCTCGAGCATTGGTTGATGCCGTATCTGGGCCGCGTCTCGCGCCTCAGCCATTTCGCCAACCTGGACGTGTCGAGCTTCGTTCATAACCTGTTGCCCTGGCCCTTGCCGCAACGCTTGGATGAACTGGCGCCGCACCATTTGAGCGTGCCCTCGGGGTCGTCGATTCGCCTGGACTACAGCGAGCATCCGCCGATCCTGGCAGTGCGCCTGCAGGAACTCTTTGGCCTGGCCGACACCCCGCGTATTGCTGGCGGGCGGCAGGTGGTCAAGCTGCACCTGCTGTCCCCCGCACGGCGGCCGGTGCAGGTCACCCAGGACCTGGCGAACTTCTGGCGCAGCACCTACGCCGAGGTGAAGAAGGACCTCAAGGGGCGGTATCCCAAGCATTACTGGCCAGACGACCCACTGGTGGCGGAGGCGACGGCGCGGGTCAAGCCGCGCAAGTGAACTGACTCCAATCCACCCCCCAACCACTGTGGGAGCGAGCTTGCTCGCGATAGCGGTGTGTCAGCCAATAGTCATGGTGCTGATCTAGCGCTATCGCGAGCAAGCTCGCTCCCACAGGTGTTCGGCGGCGATGCGCCGATCACGGCGCTACCGGCAACAAAAACCGCGCAATCACCGGCAAATGGTCGGAGATGCGCAAGGTGTCGTCCTGCCTTACCCGGGCTTCGACCCGTTTGAGGCGCGGGCTGTAGAACTGGTAGTCGACGGTGCGGTCGGGGCCGTTGAGGCCGGGGTCGTTCGGGTAGTGGGTCAGCCAGTGTTCGCGGTCGATGCCGCTGGCCTCGTTGTTGGTGGGGATCATCGGGTATTTGTCCCACAGCAGGTGCAGGGGGCTG
The sequence above is drawn from the Pseudomonas sp. St316 genome and encodes:
- a CDS encoding cation diffusion facilitator family transporter, producing MTVSTEHARLLRLATRASVAVALILVVAKALAWWLSGSVSMLAGLTDSALDGVTSLLNLLAVHYALRPADDDHRYGHGKAESLAGMAQALFIGGSAVLIALQAFERLKNPVPVEAPWLSVGVIVFSLGLTLALLALQHRVIRATGSNAVRADSLHYRSDLLLNGSILVALVLAGFGWYQLDAWFGLGIAAYILWSAIQIARESFAVLMDEELPHDVSQHMLELACAVPGVLGAHDLRTRISGNHWFVQLHLELPGELTLSVAHGISDQAADAIHHAYPKAEVLVHADPSEVVRGATPNPAST
- a CDS encoding polyribonucleotide nucleotidyltransferase, whose protein sequence is MRIPFRVIGGVLVAALLTQISACGSIFYPDRRGQIDGKIDPAIAALDAVGLLFYIIPGLIAFAVDFATGAIYFEPGKSVQIEPEKLKPAINPDGTVNNHKLQAILERELGRSFPLDDPRLIQHKGSAQQLAALGLKPAA
- a CDS encoding DUF6515 family protein, translating into MKSRIWRLAGVGLLWASVSAQGMADDQQNRGGPDGGRGQDGRGGNGQGYSGQPRGQSNEIIRGDNSRQFEVKPQPQYQGGQHYDRGPQDPNDHGRPQPQPGNNLPIQGRPDSVTQTREPQPGYYRDIPRRNDGYPNGGPRPGRDNRPEQHWSGRPDGHGNGWGPGPQYRPGYVIDRFPDRNYRVPYRGQDYFYSGGYWYRPQGPRYVVVEPPRGIRTRYLPDYAREVWIGSSLFFLAAGAYYIYEANTQDYVVVEPPVANPQPQPQGNSFDVVAYPANGQSPEQVNQDGYDCYRWAVQQSGFDPRNYTYPPAPEVVQTYRQAQGSCLSSRGYQVTY
- the hrpB gene encoding ATP-dependent helicase HrpB, with product MISLPIDEVLPALRQALASRHEAVLEAPPGAGKTTRVPLALLNEPWLAGQTILMLEPRRLAARAAAERLASELGEKVGETVGYRIRLDSKVGPKTRIEVVTEGILTRRLQDDPALEGVGLLIFDEFHERSLDADLALALSLNGRELFREDQPLKILLMSATLEGERLAELLDNAPILRSEGRMFPVTVRWGRPFQPGEFIEPRLVQTVLEALHDETGSVLVFLPGQAEIRRVHQQLAEALGEGGNVLLCPLHGELDLAAQRAAIDPAPPGQRKVVLATNIAETSLTINGVRVVIDAGLARVPRFDPGSGMTRLDTQRISRASATQRAGRAGRLEPGVCYRLWSEDQHEQLAAYASAEILSADLAGLALQLGRWGVTPSQLVWLDVPPSAAYAQAQDLLQRLGALEGEQLTRHGQAMAQLPAHPRIAHLLLRGQALGLADMACNVAALLGERDILRGAGADLHSRLALLSGEERAARGAQGGVQRARQLARQYRGYLRGKAEEAVADPDHPRWLGALLALAYPDRVAQQRRPGGAEYRLANGRAALFAEADSLMKQAWLVIADLGSRQGQREERIYLATDFDPALFDSVLAEQVRTVDQLDWDEREGVLRAERQRKVGELVLSREPLTGLDESARSQALVNLVRRKGLELLPWTPELRQWQARVALLRRLDLDAKGESEWPDVSDGALLDSLEHWLMPYLGRVSRLSHFANLDVSSFVHNLLPWPLPQRLDELAPHHLSVPSGSSIRLDYSEHPPILAVRLQELFGLADTPRIAGGRQVVKLHLLSPARRPVQVTQDLANFWRSTYAEVKKDLKGRYPKHYWPDDPLVAEATARVKPRK